The genomic DNA CGGCGGCCGGGTGGCCGTGACCGTCTATTCCAACGGGGGGCTGCGAGCCGCGCTGCGTTCGGCGGGCGGCGACGTGGTCGTGACGGCGCCGGGGGACCGGCACGTGCTGCAGGCCATGTTGAAAAACGGCCTCGTGCTGGGCGGGGAGCAGTCGGGTCACGTGATCTTCCTGGACCACGCCCGCACCGGCGACGGGGTGCTGACCGGCCTCATGCTGCTCGACGTGATGAAGCGCACCGGGCGCCGGCTGTCGGATCTGGCTGCCCAGATGCCCAGGTTCCCGCAGGCGCTCGTCAACGTGCGGGTGGCACGTAAAGAGGGGCTGTTGGACCTGCCCGAGGTGCAGGAGGCGATCCGGCAGGCGCAGGCCGCGGTGGGCGAGCTGGGCCGCGTGTACGTGCGGCCCTCTGGTACGGAGCCCGTCATCCGTGTTATGGTGGAGGCGTCCGACCGGTCCCTGGTCGAGCAGTGCGCCCATCAGGTGGCCGAGGCGCTGCGGCGGGCCGGGCAGGAGCAGGACGCGGCGCGGGATCCGGAGGGGGTGGAAATGGCGCGCTGAGGGCCGTACCGTGCTGAGAGAAGCTGGTTGAAGCCTGTTGAAGTCTCCCAGATCTCGAGCAAATGAGGCGGCAGGAGCGTCGGCCCAGAGCGGATCGGGCGCCTGACAACGAGGTTGGAGCGCCAGGGCTTGCAGCCCGGCAGGCTGCAAGTTGACGAGGCGGGGGATCTCGGAAGGTATCGGCGGGTGACCCCCGGCCGGCCACGGTCGTGAGGAGGCTGCCAAAGCCCGGGAGCGATCCCGGGGACAAAAGGTCTCCAGGTGGCCAGGTGCCCTGCACGCGGCGCAGCGGCGCGCCCCGCCCCCGCGGGCGGCAAGCGCGTGGACCTGGTCGCCGCGCCCCTCCGCCGTGGGGAAAGGGGTACCTTCCAGGATGTGCGGGATCGTCGGCTACGTGGGTCGCCGGCCCGCCCTCCCGATCCTGCTGGAGGGCCTCCGGCGGCTGGAGTACCGCGGGTATGATTCGGCCGGTGTTGCCGTCCTCAATCACCGTATCCAGGTGCTGAAGGCCGCAGGCCGCGTGGAGAAGCTGTCCGACCTGGCACGGTCCACGCCCGCCGAGGGCTTCCTGGGCATCGGCCACACCCGGTGGGCCACGCACGGGGCTCCCATCGACCGCAACGCCCACCCCCACACGGACTGCACCGGGGAGTTCGCCGTCGTGCACAACGGCATCCTCGACAACTTCTCCGAACTCCGCCGGGACCTGGAGGCCAGGGGGCACCGCTTCCGCTCCGACACCGACACCGAGGCGGTGGCCCACCTGCTGGAGGAGGCCTACCGCGGCGACCTGGCGGCCGCTCTTCGGGAGGTCAGCACGCGCCTGAAAGGCTCCTGGGCCCTTGCCTGCGTCAGCACTCACGAGCCGGAGGCGCTCGTCGTGGCCCGGCAGGACAGCCCGCTGGTGGTGGGGTTGGGTGAAGGGCAGCATGTGGTCGGCTCGGACGTCAACGCCGTGCTGGACGTCACCCGGACGGTCATCTACCTGGAGAACGGCGAGGTGGCGCGGCTTTCGCCGGACGGCGTGGCCATCTGGGACGCCGGAGGGCGCAAGGTCGAACGCCCGGCAGTCCGCGTCCCCTGGGACGCCGCGGCGGCCGAGAAGGGCCCGTACGCCCACTTCATGGAGAAGGAGATTTTCGAGCAGCCCCAGGCGGTGCGCCAGACCCTGGCCGGCCGGGTGGACCCGGCAACCGGGGCCGTCCGCCTCAAAGATGCGGGGCTTGCCACTCGCGACCTGGGCCGGTTTTCGAAGATCTCGATCGTGGCGTGCGGCACCGCGTGGCATGCCGGGCTCGTCGGCCGGGCGCTCATTGAATCGTCCGCCCGCATTCCGGTCACCGTGGAACTCGGATCCGAGTTCCGCTACCGGGACCCCCTGGTGGACGGGTCCACGCTCACCGTCGCCATCAGCCAGTCGGGCGAGACGGCCGACACGCTGGGGGCCGTTCGGGAGGCGCGGCGGCGGGGGTCGCCTGTTCTCGCCATCGTCA from Bacillota bacterium includes the following:
- a CDS encoding phosphoglucosamine mutase, with product GYKLPDDLEEVVERAVEEMDGEDRLPRPTGAGVGRVRFEPWWKEQYLGFLAGRVGVRLDGLKVVLDCANGAAFEVGPELFRRLGAEVVAINTGNSGEDINVACGSTHPERVAVATRQAGADAGLAFDGDADRCIAVDELGNVVDGDQILAICALQRLKEGTLAGGRVAVTVYSNGGLRAALRSAGGDVVVTAPGDRHVLQAMLKNGLVLGGEQSGHVIFLDHARTGDGVLTGLMLLDVMKRTGRRLSDLAAQMPRFPQALVNVRVARKEGLLDLPEVQEAIRQAQAAVGELGRVYVRPSGTEPVIRVMVEASDRSLVEQCAHQVAEALRRAGQEQDAARDPEGVEMAR
- the glmS gene encoding glutamine--fructose-6-phosphate transaminase (isomerizing), which encodes MCGIVGYVGRRPALPILLEGLRRLEYRGYDSAGVAVLNHRIQVLKAAGRVEKLSDLARSTPAEGFLGIGHTRWATHGAPIDRNAHPHTDCTGEFAVVHNGILDNFSELRRDLEARGHRFRSDTDTEAVAHLLEEAYRGDLAAALREVSTRLKGSWALACVSTHEPEALVVARQDSPLVVGLGEGQHVVGSDVNAVLDVTRTVIYLENGEVARLSPDGVAIWDAGGRKVERPAVRVPWDAAAAEKGPYAHFMEKEIFEQPQAVRQTLAGRVDPATGAVRLKDAGLATRDLGRFSKISIVACGTAWHAGLVGRALIESSARIPVTVELGSEFRYRDPLVDGSTLTVAISQSGETADTLGAVREARRRGSPVLAIVNVEGSSLAREADWVLYTRAGPEIAVASTKAYVTQLVALHLLAAVMSGKDSGGLGRQLWQLPQRLEQALGLRDEVRAVAQELAHAEHVFYIGRGLDYAVAMEGALKLKEISYIHGEAYAAGELKHGTLALIEPGRWVVAVAAQNSVRTKTVGNMTEVRARGGQVVAVAPRDAAARREIGEAADRYLGLPDAPEALMPVLAVVPLQLLAYHTAVARGCDVDRPRNLAKSVTVE